In the genome of Chloroflexota bacterium, one region contains:
- a CDS encoding NIPSNAP family protein, with protein MIYEYRVYETLPGRLPNINARFRDHTMKIFEKHGITNVGYFTADVGDYSDRLIYIIGFEDAAHRERAWEAFRNDPEWAKVRAESEADGLIVRRVFNTTLIPTDYSPLQ; from the coding sequence ATGATTTACGAATACCGAGTATATGAGACGCTGCCCGGCAGGCTGCCGAACATCAACGCGCGCTTCCGGGACCACACGATGAAGATTTTCGAGAAGCACGGCATTACGAATGTCGGCTACTTCACCGCTGATGTGGGCGACTACAGCGACCGCCTGATTTACATCATCGGCTTTGAAGACGCCGCGCACCGAGAGCGCGCATGGGAAGCATTCCGCAACGACCCTGAGTGGGCGAAGGTCCGCGCCGAATCCGAAGCGGACGGGCTCATCGTCCGGCGCGTCTTCAACACTACCCTAATCCCGACCGACTACTCACCGTTGCAATAG